In Nitratireductor basaltis, the following are encoded in one genomic region:
- a CDS encoding YeiH family protein: MTTLKSPDRFDTLKRYMPGLMFALVLALAANFLSEHYGAPVMLFALLLGMAFHFMSEEGRAVEGIEFASKSLLRLGVGLLGARITFEQMMTLGPKPVLLVLMSVVLTIGCGLLMAKLFRRHWTFGLLTGGAVAICGASAALAISAVLPERSDREQNTLFTVIAVTGLSTVAMIAYPILFTALGFDERAIGIMIGATIHDVAQVVGAGYAVSDTAGDIATLVKLLRVALLPVVIIAIMLFSMRGEGGRGRVTLPGFVLLFAALAAANSFGLLPSMVADFLSEASRWMLITAIAALGARTALKDMFALGAGHVSVVVAITLFLMVFAILTVGYV, encoded by the coding sequence ATGACAACGCTCAAGAGCCCGGACCGTTTCGATACCTTGAAGCGGTACATGCCGGGACTCATGTTCGCCCTCGTGCTGGCACTGGCGGCGAATTTTCTGTCGGAGCATTACGGCGCGCCCGTCATGCTGTTCGCGCTTCTTCTAGGCATGGCATTTCACTTCATGTCGGAGGAAGGTCGCGCAGTTGAAGGCATTGAGTTCGCCTCGAAGTCGCTCCTGCGCCTGGGCGTGGGCCTGCTTGGCGCACGCATCACCTTCGAGCAGATGATGACGCTCGGTCCCAAGCCCGTGCTCCTGGTGCTGATGAGTGTGGTGCTCACGATCGGTTGCGGGCTCCTGATGGCCAAACTCTTTCGGCGCCACTGGACCTTCGGCCTTCTGACCGGTGGTGCTGTTGCGATCTGCGGTGCCTCTGCAGCACTCGCCATCTCGGCTGTCCTTCCGGAGCGATCGGATCGCGAACAGAACACGCTCTTCACGGTCATTGCCGTGACCGGCCTGTCGACCGTGGCCATGATCGCCTATCCCATACTCTTCACGGCTCTCGGCTTCGACGAACGCGCCATCGGCATCATGATAGGTGCCACCATTCACGACGTGGCGCAGGTTGTCGGTGCCGGTTATGCGGTGTCCGATACCGCGGGCGACATTGCCACGCTGGTCAAGCTACTGCGTGTCGCCCTGTTGCCGGTCGTCATCATCGCCATCATGCTCTTTTCCATGCGCGGAGAGGGAGGGCGCGGGCGCGTGACCCTGCCAGGCTTCGTCCTGCTTTTCGCAGCCCTCGCAGCAGCCAACAGCTTCGGCCTCCTGCCTTCAATGGTGGCCGACTTTCTCTCGGAAGCATCGCGCTGGATGCTGATTACAGCCATCGCAGCACTTGGCGCCCGCACGGCACTCAAGGACATGTTCGCACTCGGTGCGGGCCATGTCAGCGTGGTCGTCGCCATCACGCTCTTCCTGATGGTCTTTGCGATACTCACCGTCGGCTATGTCTGA
- a CDS encoding Ldh family oxidoreductase produces MTPQQVTDLVISTLERCHTSRENAQAVARALLGAELAGQAGHGLRRMPSYCAQALSGKVDGMAEPVAQEMRPGALRIDAANGFAYPAIEKALEWLPKAARTNGIAMAGIHRSHHCGVAGITVEALAQKGLIGLLFANAPAAIAPWGGKKPLFGTDPIAFAAPLADGEPVVVDISLSKVARGKIMAAEQQGKPIPEGWALDADGNPTTDPSAAMKGTMVPMGDAKGTALAIMVELLCAGLTGANYGYEATSFFDADGQAPGTGQIIIAIDPSAFGDHALARFSVLAEAIEGMDGTRLPGRRRQALSAELEANGIEVDDALLQQIEALGRAEATS; encoded by the coding sequence ATGACCCCACAGCAGGTCACCGACCTCGTCATATCCACGCTGGAGCGCTGCCACACATCGCGCGAAAACGCGCAGGCAGTGGCGCGCGCGCTGCTGGGCGCCGAGCTTGCCGGTCAGGCCGGTCATGGGCTGAGGCGCATGCCCTCCTATTGCGCGCAGGCACTGTCGGGCAAGGTCGACGGCATGGCAGAGCCCGTGGCGCAGGAGATGCGCCCGGGTGCACTCAGGATCGATGCTGCAAACGGTTTTGCATATCCGGCGATCGAGAAGGCGTTGGAATGGCTTCCGAAAGCAGCCAGGACCAATGGCATTGCCATGGCCGGTATCCACCGCTCCCACCATTGCGGCGTGGCAGGCATCACCGTCGAAGCACTGGCGCAGAAGGGGCTGATCGGTCTGCTATTCGCCAATGCCCCTGCGGCGATCGCGCCCTGGGGTGGAAAGAAACCGCTCTTCGGCACCGACCCGATAGCCTTCGCCGCGCCACTTGCCGATGGCGAACCGGTCGTCGTCGACATTTCCCTTTCGAAGGTGGCACGCGGCAAGATCATGGCTGCCGAACAGCAGGGCAAACCCATTCCAGAGGGCTGGGCGCTTGACGCCGACGGCAATCCGACCACCGACCCGAGTGCGGCCATGAAAGGCACCATGGTGCCGATGGGCGACGCCAAGGGAACGGCTCTCGCGATCATGGTGGAGCTCCTGTGCGCTGGCCTCACCGGCGCCAACTATGGCTACGAAGCCACCTCGTTCTTTGATGCCGATGGTCAGGCGCCCGGCACCGGGCAGATCATCATCGCCATCGACCCCTCCGCCTTCGGCGATCATGCGCTGGCGCGCTTCTCCGTGCTCGCCGAAGCGATAGAAGGCATGGATGGGACAAGGTTGCCCGGCCGCAGACGGCAGGCGCTGTCAGCCGAACTGGAAGCGAATGGTATCGAAGTCGATGACGCGCTTCTACAACAGATCGAAGCGCTGGGACGCGCTGAAGCCACAAGCTGA
- a CDS encoding hydroxyacid dehydrogenase, whose product MPEIVISEFMDEDAVETLRARYETLYDPDLVDRPQELAEKLQDARALIVRNRTQVRGDLLGAAQKLECVGRLGVGLDNIDLEACEGRDVAVYPATGANDLAVAEYVITTAFILMREAYLSTSHVIDGKWPRSRLIGREISGKVIGLVGFGAIAREVARRADALGMKVIAFDPFLDEGDAAWKLAQKRDLPQLLGEADVISLHTPLTPKTRHMIDAKALAGMKNDAVLINAARGGVVDEQALADALRNGQLAGAALDVFEEEPLSATSGQKFAGLENLVLTPHIAGVTAESNVRVSALTAKKVLEHLGGSQ is encoded by the coding sequence ATGCCTGAGATCGTCATTTCCGAATTCATGGACGAAGACGCCGTCGAGACACTGCGTGCTCGATATGAAACCCTCTATGACCCCGACCTTGTCGACCGTCCGCAGGAGCTGGCGGAGAAGCTGCAGGATGCGCGCGCGCTGATCGTGCGCAACCGCACGCAGGTGCGCGGCGATCTGCTGGGCGCGGCACAGAAGCTGGAATGCGTGGGGCGACTTGGCGTCGGTCTCGACAATATCGACCTCGAAGCGTGCGAAGGCCGCGATGTCGCGGTCTACCCGGCCACCGGTGCCAACGATCTGGCGGTTGCCGAATATGTCATCACCACCGCCTTCATCTTGATGCGCGAGGCTTATCTGTCGACTTCGCACGTCATCGACGGCAAATGGCCGCGTTCGCGGCTGATCGGTCGCGAGATTTCCGGCAAGGTGATCGGGCTGGTCGGCTTCGGCGCCATCGCGCGCGAAGTCGCGCGCAGGGCCGATGCGCTCGGCATGAAGGTCATCGCCTTCGACCCGTTCCTCGATGAAGGTGATGCAGCATGGAAGCTCGCGCAGAAGCGCGATCTGCCGCAATTGCTCGGCGAGGCGGACGTCATCAGCCTTCACACGCCACTTACCCCCAAGACGCGCCACATGATCGATGCCAAGGCTCTGGCTGGCATGAAGAACGACGCCGTCCTTATCAATGCCGCCCGCGGCGGTGTGGTTGATGAACAGGCTTTGGCCGACGCGTTGCGCAACGGCCAATTGGCAGGCGCAGCACTCGATGTTTTCGAGGAAGAGCCACTTTCCGCAACTTCCGGCCAAAAATTCGCTGGTTTGGAGAATCTGGTTCTAACACCCCACATCGCTGGCGTTACCGCCGAATCCAATGTGCGTGTAAGTGCGCTTACTGCGAAAAAAGTCTTGGAACATCTGGGAGGCTCGCAGTGA
- a CDS encoding tripartite tricarboxylate transporter TctB family protein, with the protein MTSDRDIGGVIGSLFFFFIGAGVFAMSFEMSRMAAMFPRTVGAALAILSAIYVVAALRGYRGEAVETTSSASEQAEGLGRRLTLLAVMIGWALLFPLVGMFVTSLTACVILMFTGLFERIPPQRLALYLGAVLGMVVSFYLLMSKLLHIPMPRGIFF; encoded by the coding sequence ATGACATCTGATCGTGACATCGGTGGAGTGATAGGTTCACTGTTCTTCTTCTTTATCGGCGCCGGTGTCTTTGCCATGAGCTTCGAGATGTCGCGAATGGCTGCCATGTTCCCGCGCACCGTGGGCGCAGCCCTCGCGATACTCTCTGCCATCTATGTGGTTGCCGCGTTGCGCGGCTATCGCGGGGAGGCGGTGGAGACCACCTCCAGCGCGAGCGAGCAGGCGGAGGGCCTGGGCCGCCGCCTGACACTTCTTGCGGTGATGATCGGTTGGGCTCTGCTCTTTCCGCTGGTCGGCATGTTTGTCACCAGCCTGACTGCCTGCGTGATCCTGATGTTTACCGGCCTTTTCGAGCGCATCCCGCCGCAGCGCCTCGCCCTCTATCTCGGCGCTGTCCTTGGCATGGTGGTTTCGTTCTACCTGCTGATGAGCAAGCTTCTTCATATCCCCATGCCGCGCGGCATTTTCTTTTGA
- a CDS encoding tripartite tricarboxylate transporter permease, protein MAFDIGSVLAQAISPFNLLLALLGVVLGTVIGALPGLSATMAIAVLVPFTFAMDPASGLIMLGAIYTGAIYGGAYAAILVNTPGTPSAIATTFDGFPMAKRGDGDLAMTLATLASVIGGVIGAIALMTLSPLLANIALAFQSSEYFWLAILGLTLIASLSTGNVLKGLIGGAFGLILSMIGVAVVGGDVRMTFGISGLLGGIDIVSALIGLYCIPVLIDMVARPDRHLEPAPLGRGFRFFEALGHCATNAFNLFRSSVIGTVVGILPGAGGSIASLVSYSEARRASRHPERFGTGEPGGLLATESANNATVGGGFIPTLVLGIPGTPPDAVILGALLVQGIRTGPELFTQQSGIVYIFMLGLLIATVMMLPVGLLIGRYAYRFIVNTPKALLVPLIAFMTVVGSFAIHSNPHDVLVMVSMGALGWLLSLAGFGPSPIVLGLVLGQIAEQGFMRAYMIGGARGNFGGQLLFDRPISWAIFALIIITLGLPLWRQLRQRKAKGKEATNDI, encoded by the coding sequence TTGGCATTCGATATCGGATCGGTTCTTGCCCAGGCGATCAGCCCTTTCAACCTGTTGCTCGCGCTTCTGGGCGTGGTGCTTGGAACGGTTATCGGCGCACTGCCGGGCCTGTCCGCCACCATGGCCATTGCCGTGCTGGTGCCATTCACCTTCGCAATGGACCCGGCATCCGGCCTCATCATGCTCGGAGCGATCTATACCGGCGCCATCTACGGTGGTGCCTATGCGGCCATTCTGGTGAATACACCCGGCACACCGTCCGCGATCGCAACAACCTTCGACGGTTTTCCGATGGCCAAGCGCGGCGATGGTGACCTCGCCATGACGCTTGCCACCCTGGCCAGCGTGATTGGCGGCGTGATTGGCGCGATCGCGCTGATGACATTGTCGCCGCTACTGGCCAATATCGCGCTCGCCTTCCAGTCCAGCGAATATTTCTGGCTCGCCATTCTGGGGCTCACCCTCATTGCAAGCCTCTCCACCGGCAATGTTCTCAAAGGCCTGATCGGTGGTGCATTCGGCCTCATCCTGTCCATGATCGGCGTGGCTGTGGTCGGCGGCGATGTGCGCATGACCTTCGGCATATCCGGGCTTTTGGGCGGCATCGACATCGTCTCCGCGCTGATCGGGCTCTATTGCATTCCCGTCCTGATCGACATGGTTGCCCGCCCCGATCGCCATCTTGAGCCAGCACCCTTGGGCCGGGGCTTCCGCTTCTTCGAAGCGCTCGGCCACTGCGCGACCAACGCCTTCAACCTCTTCCGCTCCTCGGTCATCGGCACGGTGGTCGGCATCCTGCCGGGTGCCGGCGGCTCGATCGCCTCGCTTGTATCCTATTCGGAAGCCCGCCGCGCCAGCCGACATCCGGAACGCTTCGGCACGGGCGAACCGGGTGGCCTGCTGGCGACTGAAAGTGCAAACAATGCCACTGTTGGCGGCGGCTTCATCCCGACACTGGTGCTGGGTATCCCGGGCACTCCACCTGATGCGGTCATCCTCGGCGCGCTTTTGGTGCAGGGCATCCGCACGGGACCGGAGCTTTTCACCCAGCAAAGCGGCATCGTCTATATCTTCATGCTGGGCCTGCTGATTGCGACAGTCATGATGCTGCCGGTGGGCCTGCTCATCGGACGCTATGCTTACCGGTTCATCGTGAACACGCCCAAGGCGCTGCTCGTCCCGCTTATCGCCTTCATGACGGTTGTCGGCAGCTTCGCCATCCACTCCAACCCACACGATGTGCTCGTCATGGTGTCGATGGGTGCCCTTGGCTGGCTCCTGAGTCTCGCCGGTTTCGGACCCTCGCCTATCGTGCTCGGGCTGGTTCTGGGTCAGATTGCCGAACAGGGCTTCATGCGCGCCTACATGATCGGCGGTGCACGCGGCAATTTCGGTGGTCAGCTTCTGTTCGACCGCCCCATCAGCTGGGCAATCTTCGCTCTCATCATCATCACGCTGGGCCTGCCCCTTTGGAGGCAATTGCGTCAGCGAAAGGCCAAGGGGAAGGAGGCTACGAATGACATCTGA
- a CDS encoding tripartite tricarboxylate transporter substrate binding protein has translation MLKKLTLLAAAAAFAMTAGAAQAFPDKPVNYIIPFNAGGESDISARLQQPYFKKITGEDLIIQYQAGAGGAQAWSVLNDQPGDGYTIMGTNLPHIILQPLLQNPGYKTEDLTNIYMFHFTPDALLVRADSEFKTVQDVIDASKENPGALTVGGVATNTANHIAHQRFADLTGAEMTYIPYTGTGATIPGLLGGEVELLWGYTTVAAGQGDKVRMLAVAQDERHPLFPDVPTFKELGIDMVGGAYRGIAVPKSTPEEVRQQLSDIIGKINADPEFIKEMEDAGFAMLNVPYNEMDAFMAERQKVYEDTARKLGSLQ, from the coding sequence ATGCTGAAGAAACTGACTTTGCTGGCAGCCGCAGCTGCTTTCGCCATGACAGCCGGGGCCGCTCAGGCATTTCCGGACAAGCCGGTGAACTACATCATTCCGTTCAATGCAGGTGGTGAAAGCGATATCTCCGCCCGTCTGCAGCAGCCCTACTTCAAGAAGATCACGGGCGAAGATCTCATCATCCAGTATCAGGCGGGTGCCGGTGGTGCGCAGGCCTGGTCGGTGCTCAATGACCAGCCGGGCGACGGCTACACGATCATGGGTACCAACCTGCCGCATATCATCCTGCAGCCGCTTCTCCAGAACCCCGGTTACAAGACCGAGGATCTGACGAATATCTACATGTTCCATTTCACGCCTGACGCCCTGCTCGTGCGCGCAGACAGCGAATTCAAGACGGTTCAGGATGTCATCGACGCGTCCAAGGAAAATCCAGGCGCACTCACCGTCGGTGGCGTGGCGACCAACACGGCAAACCATATCGCGCATCAGCGCTTTGCCGATCTCACCGGTGCTGAAATGACCTACATCCCCTATACCGGCACGGGCGCGACCATCCCCGGCCTGCTCGGCGGCGAGGTAGAACTGCTGTGGGGCTACACGACTGTGGCAGCAGGGCAGGGCGACAAGGTGCGCATGCTGGCCGTTGCCCAGGACGAGCGTCACCCGCTCTTCCCCGACGTGCCGACCTTCAAGGAGCTGGGGATCGATATGGTCGGCGGTGCCTATCGCGGCATCGCGGTGCCGAAGTCCACACCCGAGGAAGTCCGCCAGCAGCTGTCCGACATCATCGGCAAGATCAATGCGGATCCTGAATTCATCAAGGAGATGGAAGATGCAGGATTTGCGATGCTGAACGTGCCTTACAACGAGATGGATGCCTTCATGGCCGAGCGCCAGAAGGTCTATGAAGACACGGCCCGCAAACTGGGTTCGCTGCAGTAA
- a CDS encoding UxaA family hydrolase, with translation MASKYSNLTFKGYRRENGRVGVRNHVVILPVDDISNAACEAVANNVKGTLAIPHAYGRLQFGEDLELHFRTIIGTGANPNVHSVVVIGIEPGWTKRIADGIRETGKEVAEFSIEQKGDFETIRAASWAAKDFVHKATEMQREECNISELWVSTKCGESDTTTGLGSCPTVGNMYDKLLPEGITGFFGETSEITGAEHICKERAINEEVGERWYKMWKAYQDDVIFAHQTDDLSDSQPTKGNILGGLTTIEEKALGNLEKIGRTSKYIDILEPAEMPKSGNGLYFMDSSSAAAECVTLMAAGGAVIHTFPTGQGNVVGNPIVPVIKITANPRTVRTMSEHIDVDVSGILRRDQTIDEAGDALIEMILRTANGRNTAAEALGHREFSMTKLYRSA, from the coding sequence ATGGCTTCGAAATACTCCAACCTCACCTTCAAGGGCTATCGGCGCGAGAACGGCCGCGTGGGCGTGCGCAATCACGTCGTGATCCTGCCCGTCGATGACATTTCCAACGCAGCCTGCGAGGCGGTCGCAAACAACGTGAAGGGCACGCTGGCGATCCCCCATGCCTATGGTCGCCTGCAGTTTGGCGAGGACCTTGAGCTTCACTTCCGCACGATCATCGGCACCGGCGCCAACCCGAATGTTCACTCGGTCGTGGTGATCGGCATCGAGCCCGGCTGGACCAAGCGCATTGCCGATGGCATCCGCGAAACGGGCAAGGAAGTTGCCGAATTCTCCATTGAGCAGAAGGGCGATTTCGAGACGATCCGCGCGGCAAGCTGGGCCGCCAAGGACTTCGTCCACAAGGCGACTGAAATGCAGCGTGAGGAGTGCAACATCTCCGAACTCTGGGTCTCCACCAAATGCGGCGAGAGCGACACCACCACGGGCCTTGGTTCCTGCCCGACCGTCGGCAACATGTATGACAAGCTCCTGCCCGAAGGCATCACCGGCTTCTTCGGCGAGACATCGGAGATCACCGGTGCCGAACACATCTGCAAGGAGCGCGCGATCAACGAGGAGGTTGGCGAGCGCTGGTACAAGATGTGGAAGGCCTATCAGGACGACGTCATCTTCGCCCACCAGACCGACGACCTTTCCGACAGCCAGCCCACCAAGGGCAACATTCTCGGCGGTCTGACCACGATCGAGGAAAAGGCGCTCGGCAATCTGGAGAAGATCGGCCGCACATCGAAATATATCGACATTCTCGAACCGGCTGAGATGCCGAAATCCGGCAATGGCCTCTACTTCATGGACAGCTCTTCGGCTGCCGCCGAATGTGTGACGCTGATGGCTGCCGGTGGTGCCGTGATCCACACCTTCCCGACAGGTCAGGGCAATGTGGTCGGCAACCCCATCGTGCCGGTCATCAAGATCACTGCCAATCCGCGCACCGTCCGCACCATGAGCGAACATATCGACGTCGACGTGTCGGGCATCCTGCGCCGCGACCAGACCATCGACGAAGCCGGTGACGCGCTGATCGAGATGATCCTGCGCACGGCCAATGGCCGCAACACGGCGGCGGAAGCTCTCGGGCATCGCGAATTCTCGATGACCAAGCTCTACCGCAGCGCCTGA
- a CDS encoding UxaA family hydrolase, producing the protein MTVPHLLIHEKKDNVGVVVVEGLKAGTKMLCVVTHDNSSFEMEVHDDVPIGHKVALTDLSEGDTAIKYGEDIGKFVAGVKKGGHVHTHNLKTKRW; encoded by the coding sequence GTGACGGTTCCCCACCTGTTAATTCACGAAAAGAAGGACAATGTCGGCGTTGTCGTCGTCGAAGGCCTGAAGGCCGGCACCAAGATGCTGTGCGTGGTCACCCACGACAATTCCAGCTTCGAGATGGAAGTGCATGACGATGTGCCGATCGGCCACAAGGTCGCGCTGACTGACCTGAGCGAGGGCGACACGGCGATCAAGTATGGCGAGGATATCGGCAAATTCGTCGCCGGCGTGAAAAAGGGCGGCCATGTCCACACGCACAATCTCAAGACAAAGCGCTGGTAA
- a CDS encoding GntR family transcriptional regulator: MEYKPLYTQIRDQLVRRLVEGEWSPGMLIPSEMELARQMGVSQGTVRKALDVMTAENLLIRRQGKGTFVAQPEDSRILFQFFRLVPDNGQPDFPRSEVLSRTSSSATPAEADDLEIGAGDSVWRIERLRHLAEERILVETIVLPTERFPDFPEAEDMPNNIYQLFSARWRITIAQAEERIKAVAATSADAALLGCAKNWPLLRIHRVAKDLENKPVELRVSRCLTDNIHYAVNLR; encoded by the coding sequence ATGGAATACAAGCCGCTCTATACGCAGATCCGCGACCAACTGGTGCGACGCCTGGTCGAGGGGGAATGGTCACCGGGGATGCTTATTCCCAGCGAGATGGAGCTTGCCCGGCAGATGGGGGTAAGCCAGGGAACGGTGCGCAAGGCGCTGGATGTAATGACGGCGGAAAACCTGCTGATCCGCCGGCAGGGCAAGGGCACATTCGTCGCCCAGCCCGAAGATTCGCGGATCCTGTTCCAGTTCTTCCGCCTCGTGCCGGATAATGGCCAGCCCGATTTCCCGCGGAGTGAAGTGCTTTCGCGCACGTCCTCCAGCGCTACCCCGGCGGAAGCTGATGACCTGGAAATTGGTGCGGGCGATTCCGTCTGGCGCATCGAGCGGCTACGCCATCTGGCCGAAGAACGGATCCTTGTGGAAACCATCGTTCTGCCAACCGAGCGGTTTCCGGATTTTCCGGAAGCCGAAGACATGCCGAACAATATCTACCAGCTCTTCTCCGCGCGCTGGCGCATCACCATCGCGCAGGCGGAAGAGCGGATCAAAGCGGTGGCGGCAACCAGCGCAGATGCGGCTTTGCTAGGATGCGCCAAGAATTGGCCACTGCTGCGCATCCACCGCGTGGCGAAGGATCTTGAAAACAAGCCGGTGGAACTTCGCGTCTCGCGCTGCCTGACCGACAACATCCACTACGCGGTCAATCTGCGTTGA
- a CDS encoding Lrp/AsnC family transcriptional regulator — protein MKRQELDQFDIKIIRTLQRDSSLSQRDLADRVGLSQNACWRRLRILEEKGVILGRTLRLDRARLGLGLVVFVMVKTRHHSASWLQTFRKHVSSIPEVVDFYRIGGDYDYMLRIVTEDMASYDSVYQRLIQKVELESVTSYFAMEAIEERRPLPI, from the coding sequence ATGAAGCGCCAAGAACTCGATCAATTTGATATTAAGATCATACGTACCCTGCAGCGGGACTCTTCGCTGTCACAGCGCGATCTGGCCGACAGGGTAGGGCTGTCGCAGAATGCCTGCTGGCGCCGCCTTCGGATACTTGAGGAAAAGGGTGTCATCCTGGGCCGCACGCTGCGGCTTGATCGCGCGCGATTGGGGCTTGGCCTCGTCGTCTTCGTGATGGTGAAAACCCGTCACCACTCGGCGAGCTGGCTGCAGACATTCCGCAAGCACGTCTCCAGCATCCCCGAAGTGGTCGATTTCTACCGCATCGGCGGTGACTACGACTATATGCTGAGAATCGTCACGGAAGACATGGCGAGCTACGACTCCGTCTATCAGCGCCTCATCCAGAAGGTGGAGCTGGAATCGGTCACATCCTATTTTGCCATGGAAGCGATCGAGGAGCGCAGACCGCTCCCGATTTGA
- a CDS encoding aminotransferase class V-fold PLP-dependent enzyme — MQHGALKRFAQSLEGGDLPARLAAGLIGEGILIDGPVGPRPLIYADFVASGRALSQVEDFVRAEVLPFYANSHTEASWCGQYSTRLREEARQVVRDSVNACDSSSVIFCGSGATTGVNKLVKLLQVEERLRAGQKVVIFTGPYEHHSNILPWRETGAEIICIGEASTGGPDMNALARALSSHSDADLKVGAFSAASNVTGIIVDTDAVTRLLKSHGACAVWDYAGGAPYLPMDMKPGTDHAKDAIVFSPHKFPGGPGATGVLVLRDAIAQTDKPTAPGGGSVTFVSPWDHDYAACLATREEAGTPNVIGDVRAAMSLIVKQALGQDYIDQRDAELRARALAAFRKNPMIELLGNLDAPALPIFSFRVRSKDGSFVHHQLFTRMLSDYYGIQVRGGCACAGPYAHQLLNIDEQQSRQLHADIRAGREMEKPGWVRLNFSYLLSDARADEIIEAVNELSLEAERFARFYDFDPLTARFTHKARPERLAG, encoded by the coding sequence ATGCAGCACGGAGCGCTGAAAAGATTTGCCCAATCGCTTGAAGGCGGAGATCTTCCCGCTCGACTAGCCGCAGGCCTGATCGGCGAAGGCATCCTGATCGATGGTCCCGTGGGCCCGCGCCCATTGATTTATGCGGACTTCGTGGCTTCCGGCCGCGCGCTTTCACAGGTGGAGGATTTCGTCCGCGCCGAGGTGCTGCCCTTCTACGCAAACAGCCATACCGAAGCCTCCTGGTGTGGCCAGTATTCGACGCGCCTCAGGGAAGAAGCACGACAGGTCGTCAGAGACTCCGTGAATGCATGCGACAGTTCCAGCGTCATATTCTGCGGTTCGGGTGCGACGACAGGCGTGAACAAGCTGGTGAAGCTTCTTCAGGTGGAAGAGCGCCTGCGCGCTGGTCAGAAAGTCGTGATTTTCACCGGCCCTTATGAGCACCACTCCAATATTCTGCCCTGGCGGGAAACGGGTGCGGAAATCATCTGCATCGGGGAAGCAAGCACGGGTGGGCCGGACATGAACGCCCTGGCCCGCGCCCTCTCCTCCCATTCGGATGCAGACCTTAAGGTCGGCGCATTCTCCGCGGCATCCAACGTCACCGGTATCATCGTGGACACCGACGCCGTCACGCGCCTCCTCAAGTCGCACGGCGCCTGCGCCGTCTGGGATTATGCGGGCGGTGCGCCTTACCTGCCGATGGACATGAAACCCGGCACGGATCATGCCAAGGACGCAATCGTGTTCTCTCCGCACAAATTTCCCGGCGGTCCGGGTGCTACGGGCGTGCTGGTCCTGCGCGACGCGATCGCACAGACGGACAAGCCCACCGCGCCGGGCGGAGGCTCTGTCACCTTTGTATCCCCATGGGACCACGACTATGCCGCTTGTCTTGCGACACGCGAGGAAGCCGGGACGCCCAATGTGATCGGCGATGTTCGCGCGGCGATGAGCCTGATCGTGAAGCAGGCGCTGGGTCAGGACTATATCGACCAGCGCGACGCCGAATTGCGGGCACGTGCTCTGGCAGCCTTCCGCAAGAATCCGATGATCGAGTTGCTGGGCAATCTTGATGCTCCGGCGCTTCCAATCTTCTCATTCCGCGTCAGGTCGAAGGACGGGAGTTTCGTCCATCACCAGCTTTTCACCCGCATGCTGAGCGACTATTACGGGATACAGGTCCGCGGTGGCTGCGCTTGCGCAGGGCCCTATGCCCACCAGCTTCTGAACATCGACGAGCAGCAATCGCGACAGCTCCATGCGGATATTCGCGCTGGCCGAGAGATGGAGAAGCCCGGCTGGGTAAGGCTGAATTTCAGCTATCTCCTGAGCGACGCGCGTGCCGACGAGATCATTGAAGCGGTGAACGAACTTTCTTTGGAAGCCGAACGCTTTGCCCGGTTTTACGACTTTGACCCGCTGACCGCCCGCTTTACACACAAGGCCCGACCGGAGCGGCTGGCCGGATAA